GCCGGCACCCTGCTGACCCTCGGCCGGGCCGACTTCGAGGCCGTGCTCGCCCAGTCCGAGAGCCTGCAGGCCCACATCCGGGACTTCGCCAGCCTCCCGCTGCAACGGCAGAACGAGCTCGGCGAGGCCGAGATCGCCATGTCGGCCGGCCACGAGGGCGAGCACCTGCTGCCCACCGCGTTCGTCGACTACGAGCTCAAGCCGCGCGAGTACGAGCTCTCCATCGCGCAGACCGTGCTCCGGGTCCACTCCCGGGTCGCCGACCTGTACAACCAGCCGATGAACCAGATCGAGCAGCAGCTCAAGCTCACCGTGGAGGCGCTGCGCGAGCGCCAGGAGTACGAGCTGATCAACAACCGCGAGTTCGGCCTGCTCGCCAACTGCTCGTTCAACCAGCGCATCCAGACCCACTCCGGCCCGGCCACCCCCGACGACCTGGACGAGCTGCTCAGCCGCCGCCGCGATTCCGAGTTCTTCCTCGCCCACCCGAAGGCGATCGCCGCCCTCGGCCGGGAGTTCAACGCCCGCGGCCTGTACCCCGACACCGTCGACATGCAGGGCCACAAGGTCCCGGCCTGGCGCGGCGTCCCGATCCTGCCCTGCAGCAAGATCCCGATCACGCCGGAGAACACCAGCTCCATCCTGGTGATGCGCACCGGCGAGGACAACCAGGGCGTCATCGGCCTGCACCAGACCGGCATCCCGGACGAGTACCAGCCCAGCCTGTCGGTCCGCTTCATGGGCATCGACGACAAGGCCGTGATCAACTACCTGGT
The window above is part of the Kitasatospora sp. NA04385 genome. Proteins encoded here:
- a CDS encoding family 2B encapsulin nanocompartment shell protein is translated as MSVDSSPETQQAQRQQTSLTTAAARNLATTTKSAPQMQEITSRWLLRMLPWTQTSGGTYRVNRRLTYTVGDGRIEFIQTGGDVRVIPRELGELALLRGYEDDEVLGALADRCQQRDFRAGEVLVERGTPSDKIHLVAHGKINQVSTGKYGDDAVVGVLGDGDRFGENALLDADATWDYTATAKTAGTLLTLGRADFEAVLAQSESLQAHIRDFASLPLQRQNELGEAEIAMSAGHEGEHLLPTAFVDYELKPREYELSIAQTVLRVHSRVADLYNQPMNQIEQQLKLTVEALRERQEYELINNREFGLLANCSFNQRIQTHSGPATPDDLDELLSRRRDSEFFLAHPKAIAALGREFNARGLYPDTVDMQGHKVPAWRGVPILPCSKIPITPENTSSILVMRTGEDNQGVIGLHQTGIPDEYQPSLSVRFMGIDDKAVINYLVTAYYSAAILVPDALGVLENVEIAHR